From the Oryza glaberrima chromosome 5, OglaRS2, whole genome shotgun sequence genome, one window contains:
- the LOC127774644 gene encoding beta-galactosidase 7 isoform X2, translating to MEAAVLAVVLFIGVALWSSSSSPAAAAAGTKEELEDGDYQRGEVTYDGRALIVNGTRVMLFSGEIHYARSTPEMWPKLIAKAKNGGLDVIQTYVFWNVHEPIQGQYNFEGRYDLVKFIREIQAQGLYVSLRIGPFVEAEWKYGGFPFWLHDVPSITFRSDNEPFKQHMQNFVTKIVTMMKHEGLYYPQGGPIIISQIENEYQMIEPAFGASGPRYVRWAAAMAVGLQTGVPWMMCKQNDAPDPVINTCNGLICGETFVGPNSPNKPALWTENWTSRYPIYGNDTKLRAPEDIAFAVALFIARKKGSFVSYYMYHGGTNFGRFAASYVTTSYYDGAPLDEYGLIWQPTWGHLRELHCAVKQSSEPLLFGSYSNFSLGQQQEAHVFETDFKCVAFLVNFDQHNTPKVEFRNISLELAPKSISVLSDCRNVVFETAKVNAQHGSRTANAVQSLNDINNWKAFIEPVPQDLSKSTYTGNQLFEQLTTTKDETDYLWYIVSYKNRASDGNQIARLYVKSLAHILHAFVNNEYVGSVHGSHDGPRNIVLNTHMSLKEGDNTISLLSVMVGSPDSGAYMERRTFGIQTVGIQQGQQPMHLLNNDLWGYQVGLFGEKDSIYTQEGTNSVRWMDINNLIYHPLTWYKTTFSTPPGNDAVTLNLTSMGKGEVWVNGESIGRYWVSFKGPSGQPSQSLYHIPRGFLTPKDNLLVLVEEMGGDPLQITVNTMSVTTVCGNVDEFSVPPLQSRGKVPKVRIWCQGGKRISSIEFASYGNPVGDCRSFRIGSCHAESSESVVKQSCIGRRECSIPVMAAKFGGDPCPGIQKSLLVVADCR from the exons ATGTGGCCAAAACTCATAGCAAAAGCAAAGAACGGTGGCCTCGATGTGATACAAACCTATGTCTTCTGGAACGTTCACGAGCCTATCCAGGGTCAG TATAACTTTGAGGGAAGATatgatcttgtaaaattcatcaGAGAAATTCAAGCTCAAGGGCTTTATGTAAGCCTCAGGATTGGTCCCTTCGTAGAAGCAGAATGGAAGTACGG AGGGTTTCCATTTTGGCTACATGATGTTCCCAGCATTACCTTCCGAAGTGACAATGAACCCTTTAAA CAACACATGCAAAATTTTGTCACAAAGATAGTAACCATGATGAAACATGAAGGGCTTTATTACCCACAAGGAGGCCCCATCATCATTTCTCAG ATTGAGAATGAATACCAGATGATTGAGCCTGCATTTGGCGCAAGTGGACCACGTTATGTCCGTTGGGCAGCTGCAATGGCTGTTGGTCTCCAAACAGGTGTTCCATGGATGATGTGCAAGCAGAATGATGCTCCAGATCCAGTT ATTAATACCTGTAATGGGCTCATTTGCGGAGAAACATTTGTTGGACCAAACTCACCTAACAAGCCTGCATTGTGGACAGAAAATTGGACATCTCG CTACCCTATATATGGTAATGATACAAAATTGAGAGCTCCAGAAGATATTGCGTTTGCAGTTGCACTTTTTATAGCAAGGAAGAAAGGTAGCTTTGTGAGCTACTACATG TACCATGGAGGGACAAACTTTGGGAGGTTTGCTGCTTCATATGTAACAACAAGCTACTATGATGGAGCTCCTCTTGATGAATATG GTCTAATATGGCAACCTACATGGGGTCATCTTAGAGAATTGCATTGTGCAGTAAAGCAATCATCAGAACCATTACTATTTGGGAGCTACTCCAATTTTTCATTAGGCCAACAACAAGAG GCACATGTTTTTGAAACAGATTTCAAGTGTGTGGCTTTTCTAGTAAACTTCGATCAGCATAACACACCAAAGGTAGAATTCCGTAATATATCTCTGGAGCTGGCCCCTAAGTCCATCAGTGTTCTCTCAGATTGCAGAAATGTAGTTTTTGAAACAGCCAAG GTAAATGCTCAGCATGGTTCAAGAACAGCTAATGCAGTACAGTCTCTCAATGACATTAATAATTGGAAGGCATTCATAGAGCCAGTTCCTCAAGACTTGAGCAAGTCTACGTACACTGGAAACCAACTATTTGAACAGCTCACAACAACTAAAGATGAGACAGATTATCTCTGGTACATTGTCAG CTACAAAAATAGAGCAAGTGATGGCAACCAGATTGCCCGTCTCTATGTCAAGTCACTAGCACATATATTGCATGCTTTTGTCAACAATGAATATGTAG GGAGTGTACACGGCAGTCATGATGGACCTCGCAATATAGTGCTCAACACGCACATGTCTCTTAAGGAAGGAGATAACACCATATCATTGCTTAGTGTAATGGTTGGATCACCG GATTCTGGCGCCTACATGGAAAGAAGAACATTTGGGATTCAGACAGTGGGTATACAGCAGGGACAACAGCCAATGCATCTCCTCAACAACGACCTATGGGGATACCAA GTTGGCTTATTTGGAGAAAAGGATAGTATCTACACGCAAGAAGGAACAAACAGTGTTCGATGGATGGATATCAACAATTTGATATATCATCCGCTTACTTGGTATAAG ACAACCTTTTCCACACCACCGGGCAATGATGCAGTGACACTAAACCTTACTAGCATGGGAAAGGGCGAAGTATGGGTCAACGGAGAGAGCATTGGACGGTATTGGGTCTCCTTCAAGGGTCCAAGTGGGCAGCCCTCTCAATCACT ATATCACATACCACGAGGCTTCCTGACACCTAAAGACAATCTCCTCGTCCTTGTTGAGGAAATGGGAGGCGACCCGCTACAGATTACCGTGAATACAATGTCTGTCACAACAGTATGTGGAAATGTCGATGAGTTCTCCGTCCCCCCTCTCCAGTCTAGAGGAAAGGTTCCAAAAGTGCGAATCTGGTGCCAGGGAGGCAAACGTATCTCATCAATTGAGTTTGCAAGTTACGGGAACCCCGTGGGAGACTGCCGAAGCTTTAGAATTGGAAGTTGCCATGCAGAATCATCAGAATCCGTCGTAAAGCAG TCTTGCATAGGCAGGAGGGAATGTTCTATTCCCGTAATGGCAGCCAAGTTTGGAGGTGACCCGTGCCCCGGGATCCAAAAAAGTCTTCTAGTTGTGGCGGATTGCAGGTGA
- the LOC127774644 gene encoding beta-galactosidase 7 isoform X1, whose amino-acid sequence MEAAVLAVVLFIGVALWSSSSSPAAAAAGTKEELEDGDYQRGEVTYDGRALIVNGTRVMLFSGEIHYARSTPEMWPKLIAKAKNGGLDVIQTYVFWNVHEPIQGQYNFEGRYDLVKFIREIQAQGLYVSLRIGPFVEAEWKYGGFPFWLHDVPSITFRSDNEPFKQHMQNFVTKIVTMMKHEGLYYPQGGPIIISQIENEYQMIEPAFGASGPRYVRWAAAMAVGLQTGVPWMMCKQNDAPDPVINTCNGLICGETFVGPNSPNKPALWTENWTSRYPIYGNDTKLRAPEDIAFAVALFIARKKGSFVSYYMYHGGTNFGRFAASYVTTSYYDGAPLDEYGLIWQPTWGHLRELHCAVKQSSEPLLFGSYSNFSLGQQQEAHVFETDFKCVAFLVNFDQHNTPKVEFRNISLELAPKSISVLSDCRNVVFETAKVSDLLRNILCFLITCKYKHIPSCSFIYLFSSQVNAQHGSRTANAVQSLNDINNWKAFIEPVPQDLSKSTYTGNQLFEQLTTTKDETDYLWYIVSYKNRASDGNQIARLYVKSLAHILHAFVNNEYVGSVHGSHDGPRNIVLNTHMSLKEGDNTISLLSVMVGSPDSGAYMERRTFGIQTVGIQQGQQPMHLLNNDLWGYQVGLFGEKDSIYTQEGTNSVRWMDINNLIYHPLTWYKTTFSTPPGNDAVTLNLTSMGKGEVWVNGESIGRYWVSFKGPSGQPSQSLYHIPRGFLTPKDNLLVLVEEMGGDPLQITVNTMSVTTVCGNVDEFSVPPLQSRGKVPKVRIWCQGGKRISSIEFASYGNPVGDCRSFRIGSCHAESSESVVKQSCIGRRECSIPVMAAKFGGDPCPGIQKSLLVVADCR is encoded by the exons ATGTGGCCAAAACTCATAGCAAAAGCAAAGAACGGTGGCCTCGATGTGATACAAACCTATGTCTTCTGGAACGTTCACGAGCCTATCCAGGGTCAG TATAACTTTGAGGGAAGATatgatcttgtaaaattcatcaGAGAAATTCAAGCTCAAGGGCTTTATGTAAGCCTCAGGATTGGTCCCTTCGTAGAAGCAGAATGGAAGTACGG AGGGTTTCCATTTTGGCTACATGATGTTCCCAGCATTACCTTCCGAAGTGACAATGAACCCTTTAAA CAACACATGCAAAATTTTGTCACAAAGATAGTAACCATGATGAAACATGAAGGGCTTTATTACCCACAAGGAGGCCCCATCATCATTTCTCAG ATTGAGAATGAATACCAGATGATTGAGCCTGCATTTGGCGCAAGTGGACCACGTTATGTCCGTTGGGCAGCTGCAATGGCTGTTGGTCTCCAAACAGGTGTTCCATGGATGATGTGCAAGCAGAATGATGCTCCAGATCCAGTT ATTAATACCTGTAATGGGCTCATTTGCGGAGAAACATTTGTTGGACCAAACTCACCTAACAAGCCTGCATTGTGGACAGAAAATTGGACATCTCG CTACCCTATATATGGTAATGATACAAAATTGAGAGCTCCAGAAGATATTGCGTTTGCAGTTGCACTTTTTATAGCAAGGAAGAAAGGTAGCTTTGTGAGCTACTACATG TACCATGGAGGGACAAACTTTGGGAGGTTTGCTGCTTCATATGTAACAACAAGCTACTATGATGGAGCTCCTCTTGATGAATATG GTCTAATATGGCAACCTACATGGGGTCATCTTAGAGAATTGCATTGTGCAGTAAAGCAATCATCAGAACCATTACTATTTGGGAGCTACTCCAATTTTTCATTAGGCCAACAACAAGAG GCACATGTTTTTGAAACAGATTTCAAGTGTGTGGCTTTTCTAGTAAACTTCGATCAGCATAACACACCAAAGGTAGAATTCCGTAATATATCTCTGGAGCTGGCCCCTAAGTCCATCAGTGTTCTCTCAGATTGCAGAAATGTAGTTTTTGAAACAGCCAAGGTGAGTGATCTACTAAGGAATATACTCTGTTTTTTAATTACATGTAAATACAAACACATCCCCTCatgttcatttatttatttgttttcatCACAGGTAAATGCTCAGCATGGTTCAAGAACAGCTAATGCAGTACAGTCTCTCAATGACATTAATAATTGGAAGGCATTCATAGAGCCAGTTCCTCAAGACTTGAGCAAGTCTACGTACACTGGAAACCAACTATTTGAACAGCTCACAACAACTAAAGATGAGACAGATTATCTCTGGTACATTGTCAG CTACAAAAATAGAGCAAGTGATGGCAACCAGATTGCCCGTCTCTATGTCAAGTCACTAGCACATATATTGCATGCTTTTGTCAACAATGAATATGTAG GGAGTGTACACGGCAGTCATGATGGACCTCGCAATATAGTGCTCAACACGCACATGTCTCTTAAGGAAGGAGATAACACCATATCATTGCTTAGTGTAATGGTTGGATCACCG GATTCTGGCGCCTACATGGAAAGAAGAACATTTGGGATTCAGACAGTGGGTATACAGCAGGGACAACAGCCAATGCATCTCCTCAACAACGACCTATGGGGATACCAA GTTGGCTTATTTGGAGAAAAGGATAGTATCTACACGCAAGAAGGAACAAACAGTGTTCGATGGATGGATATCAACAATTTGATATATCATCCGCTTACTTGGTATAAG ACAACCTTTTCCACACCACCGGGCAATGATGCAGTGACACTAAACCTTACTAGCATGGGAAAGGGCGAAGTATGGGTCAACGGAGAGAGCATTGGACGGTATTGGGTCTCCTTCAAGGGTCCAAGTGGGCAGCCCTCTCAATCACT ATATCACATACCACGAGGCTTCCTGACACCTAAAGACAATCTCCTCGTCCTTGTTGAGGAAATGGGAGGCGACCCGCTACAGATTACCGTGAATACAATGTCTGTCACAACAGTATGTGGAAATGTCGATGAGTTCTCCGTCCCCCCTCTCCAGTCTAGAGGAAAGGTTCCAAAAGTGCGAATCTGGTGCCAGGGAGGCAAACGTATCTCATCAATTGAGTTTGCAAGTTACGGGAACCCCGTGGGAGACTGCCGAAGCTTTAGAATTGGAAGTTGCCATGCAGAATCATCAGAATCCGTCGTAAAGCAG TCTTGCATAGGCAGGAGGGAATGTTCTATTCCCGTAATGGCAGCCAAGTTTGGAGGTGACCCGTGCCCCGGGATCCAAAAAAGTCTTCTAGTTGTGGCGGATTGCAGGTGA